The following coding sequences are from one Osmia bicornis bicornis chromosome 2, iOsmBic2.1, whole genome shotgun sequence window:
- the LOC114879397 gene encoding cleavage and polyadenylation specificity factor 73, which produces MAAKRKPEAQVPAEESDLLSIRPLGAGQEVGRSCIMLEFKGKKIMLDCGIHPGLSGMDALPFVDLVEADEIDLLLISHFHLDHCGALPWFLQKTSFKGRCFMTHATKAIYRWLLSDYIKVSNIATEQMLYTESDLETSMDKIETINFHEEKDVFGIKFWAYNAGHVLGAAMFMIEIAGVKILYTGDFSRQEDRHLMAAEIPNIHPDVLITESTYGTHIHEKREDREGRFTNLVHEIVNRGGRCLIPVFALGRAQELLLILDEYWSQHPELHEIPIYYASSLAKKCMAVYQTYVNAMNDKIRRQIAINNPFVFKHISNLKGIDHFEDIGPCVVMASPGMMQSGLSRELFESWCIDAKNGVIIAGYCVEGTLAKTILSEPEEITTMSGQKLPLKMSVDYISFSAHTDYQQTSEFIRILKPPHVVLVHGEQNEMGRLKAALQREYEDDPNTTMEIHNPRNTVAVELYFRGEKTAKVMGTLAMETPKPGQTLSGVLVKRNFNYHMLAPCDLSKYTDMSMSQVIQRQSVYFSASLPVLKHLLTQIAGNLEIVDDKKLRVFKNIDVTIDGKIVTMEWIATPVNDMYADSVLTAILQAEMMEQPPKVLPAPTKMDRMHFKECLIEMLQEMFGEDSVPKIFKGEKLYVTVDGKKAHIDLLNLEVTSKEDEIFQQIVQTAVTKLHQSLAPPCDTI; this is translated from the coding sequence ATGGCTGCGAAACGAAAACCAGAAGCACAAGTGCCAGCTGAAGAAAGTGATTTATTATCAATTAGACCACTTGGTGCTGGTCAAGAAGTAGGCAGATCATGTATTATGTTAGaatttaaaggaaaaaaaatcaTGTTGGACTGTGGTATTCATCCTGGTTTATCTGGAATGGATGCACTACCATTTGTAGATTTAGTAGAAGCGGATGAGATagatttacttttaatttctcattttcattTGGACCATTGTGGAGCTTTACCTTGGTTTCTACAAAAAACTAGTTTTAAAGGACGATGCTTTATGACTCATGCCACTAAAGCTATTTATCGTTGGCTGTTGTCTGATTATATCAAAGTCAGCAACATTGCTACAGAAcaaatgttatatactgaatCAGATCTAGAAACTAGTATGGATAAAATagaaacaattaattttcatgaagAAAAAGATGTCTTTGGAATAAAATTCTGGGCCTACAATGCTGGTCATGTATTAGGTGCTGCTATGTTCATGATAGAAATAGCAGGTGTTAAAATTCTATATACTGGAGACTTTAGTCGGCAAGAGGATAGACATTTGATGGCTGCTGAAATTCCAAACATTCATCCAGATGTGTTAATTACTGAATCTACTTACGGTACACATATACatgaaaaaagagaagatCGTGAGGGAAGatttacaaatttagttcatGAAATTGTTAACAGAGGAGGAAGGTGTTTAATACCTGTATTTGCATTAGGAAGAGCACAAGAGCTTCTCCTTATTCTAGATGAATATTGGAGTCAACATCCTGAACTACATGAAATTCCTATATATTATGCTTCTTCTCTAGCAAAAAAGTGTATGGCAGTCTATCAAACTTATGTAAATGCGATGAATGATAAAATCAGGAGACAAATTGCCATCAACAATCCATTTgtatttaaacatatttctaATCTAAAAGGAATTGATCATTTTGAAGATATTGGTCCGTGTGTAGTAATGGCATCTCCTGGTATGATGCAGAGTGGTTTATCAAGGGAATTGTTTGAATCCTGGTGTATAGATGCAAAGAATGGAGTTATAATAGCTGGTTATTGCGTAGAAGGAACATTGGcaaaaacaattttatcaGAACCTGAAGAAATCACAACCATGTCTGGACAGAAATTACCATTAAAAATGTCTGTTGATTATATATCATTCTCAGCCCATACTGATTACCAACAGACTTCTGAATTTATACGTATTTTGAAACCGCCACATGTTGTGCTTGTGCATGGAGAGCAAAATGAAATGGGAAGATTGAAAGCTGCTTTACAGCGGGAATATGAGGATGATCCTAACACAACAATGGAAATACATAATCCCAGAAATACAGTTGCTGTGGAATTGTACTTTAGAGGAGAAAAAACTGCTAAAGTGATGGGCACATTAGCAATGGAAACACCTAAACCAGGACAAACACTATCAGGAGTGTTAGTTAAGAGAAACTTCAATTATCATATGCTAGCACCTTGTGACTTATCAAAATATACAGATATGAGCATGAGTCAAGTAATTCAAAGGCAGAGTGTATATTTCTCAGCATCGCTACCAGTATTAAAACATCTTCTAACACAAATTGctggaaatttagaaattgttGATGATAAGAAATTACGtgtgtttaaaaatattgatgtTACAATTGATGGAAAAATTGTTACCATGGAATGGATCGCAACACCTGTAAATGATATGTACGCAGATTCTGTTCTAACTGCAATATTACAAGCTGAAATGATGGAACAACCACCTAAAGTATTACCTGCACCTACAAAAATGGATCGGATGCATTTTAAAGAATGTTTGATAGAAATGCTTCAAGAAATGTTTGGTGAAGATTCTGTtcctaaaattttcaaaggagAGAAACTGTATGTAACAGTTGATGGGAAGAAAGCACATatagatttattaaatttggaaGTAACCAGTaaagaagatgaaatttttcaacaaatagTACAAACTGCAGTAACAAAACTACATCAATCGTTGGCACCACCTTGTGATACAATATAa
- the LOC114879398 gene encoding venom acid phosphatase Acph-1-like isoform X2, with translation MLHILRLYLQLARTVTNKNNHEFRVELVQVLFRHGERTPREKELWPNDPYDISVYEPWGLARLTNQGKMREYRIGQVLRERYDKFLGDIYRPSDVYAFSTDHDRTKTSLQLVLAGLYHPTPAQTWNENLLWVPIPVHYMPEKVDDLMKPDTSSVYLDALDKVRNSEEVLKKVLVYKDLFKFLSEKTGINITKTNQVYEIYNLLVAQKAMNFPSPDWCTDEILKKLQEIVKLEYEIRSYTPQLKRLNGGPLIKRFIENIKINEGRDTPRKIYLYGGHEVNIAGVAKALNFSEPEIPAYGSAIIVEKLSNANGEIYIRMLLWTGVTEELIPYKLAGCEEICPIDRYLSIVKDIIPSDEEANHKWNLISKEELQKLYEEKINFN, from the exons ATGCTACATATTTTAC GTTTATATCTACAATTAGCGAGAACAGTTACGAATAAAAACAATCATGAGTTTCGTGTGGAATTAGTGCAGGTG CTATTTAGACACGGAGAACGTACACCGCGTGAAAAAGAACTGTGGCCGAATGATCCTTACGATATATCGGTATATGAACCATGGGGTCTTGCACGATTAACGAAT CAAGGAAAAATGAGAGAATATCGAATAGGACAGGTGTTGAGAGAGCGTTACGATAAATTTTTAGGAGATATTTATCGACCTAGCGATGTGTACGCTTTCAGCACGGATCATGATCGAACAAAAACGTCTCTTCAATTAGTCTTAGCTGGATTATACCATCCGACACCAGCGCAAACGTggaatgaaaatttgttatgGGTACCTATACCAGTACATTATATGCCGGAGAAAGTGGATGATCTAATGAAGCCAGATACTTCTTCAGT aTATTTAGATGCTCTGGACAAAGTGAGAAACTCGGAAGAGGTTCTTAAAAAAGTATTAGTATATAAAgatctttttaaatttctcaGCGAAAAGACTGGTATAAATATAACTAAAACAAATCAAgtgtatgaaatatataatcTGCTGGTAGCACAG aAAGCTATGAATTTCCCTTCACCAGATTGGTGCACcgatgaaatattgaaaaagcTTCAGGAAATCGTGAAGCTCGAATACGAGATTCGTTCTTACACACCTCAATTGAAACGATTGAACGGTGGTCCGCTTATCAAAAGGTTTATcgagaatattaaaattaacgaGGGACGTGATACACCAAGAAAGATCTACTTATACGGCGGACACGAAGTAAATATCGCTGGAGTTGCGAAAGCTTTGAATTTTAGTGAACCTGAGATACCAGCTTATGGATCTGCGATTATAGTTGAAAAATTGAGCAATGCAAATGGTGAAATTTATATCAGG atGCTCCTTTGGACTGGAGTTACAGAAGAACTAATTCCTTACAAACTAGCTGGTTGTGAGGAGATTTGTCCAATCGACAGATATTTAAGTATTGTGAAGGACATTATTCCATCGGATGAAGAAGCGAATCACAAGTGGAATTTAATATCTAAAGAAGAATTACAGAAATTGTATGAAGAGAAAATAAACTTCAATTGA
- the LOC114879398 gene encoding venom acid phosphatase Acph-1-like isoform X3: MSLYLQLARTVTNKNNHEFRVELVQVLFRHGERTPREKELWPNDPYDISVYEPWGLARLTNQGKMREYRIGQVLRERYDKFLGDIYRPSDVYAFSTDHDRTKTSLQLVLAGLYHPTPAQTWNENLLWVPIPVHYMPEKVDDLMKPDTSSVYLDALDKVRNSEEVLKKVLVYKDLFKFLSEKTGINITKTNQVYEIYNLLVAQKAMNFPSPDWCTDEILKKLQEIVKLEYEIRSYTPQLKRLNGGPLIKRFIENIKINEGRDTPRKIYLYGGHEVNIAGVAKALNFSEPEIPAYGSAIIVEKLSNANGEIYIRMLLWTGVTEELIPYKLAGCEEICPIDRYLSIVKDIIPSDEEANHKWNLISKEELQKLYEEKINFN; this comes from the exons ATGA GTTTATATCTACAATTAGCGAGAACAGTTACGAATAAAAACAATCATGAGTTTCGTGTGGAATTAGTGCAGGTG CTATTTAGACACGGAGAACGTACACCGCGTGAAAAAGAACTGTGGCCGAATGATCCTTACGATATATCGGTATATGAACCATGGGGTCTTGCACGATTAACGAAT CAAGGAAAAATGAGAGAATATCGAATAGGACAGGTGTTGAGAGAGCGTTACGATAAATTTTTAGGAGATATTTATCGACCTAGCGATGTGTACGCTTTCAGCACGGATCATGATCGAACAAAAACGTCTCTTCAATTAGTCTTAGCTGGATTATACCATCCGACACCAGCGCAAACGTggaatgaaaatttgttatgGGTACCTATACCAGTACATTATATGCCGGAGAAAGTGGATGATCTAATGAAGCCAGATACTTCTTCAGT aTATTTAGATGCTCTGGACAAAGTGAGAAACTCGGAAGAGGTTCTTAAAAAAGTATTAGTATATAAAgatctttttaaatttctcaGCGAAAAGACTGGTATAAATATAACTAAAACAAATCAAgtgtatgaaatatataatcTGCTGGTAGCACAG aAAGCTATGAATTTCCCTTCACCAGATTGGTGCACcgatgaaatattgaaaaagcTTCAGGAAATCGTGAAGCTCGAATACGAGATTCGTTCTTACACACCTCAATTGAAACGATTGAACGGTGGTCCGCTTATCAAAAGGTTTATcgagaatattaaaattaacgaGGGACGTGATACACCAAGAAAGATCTACTTATACGGCGGACACGAAGTAAATATCGCTGGAGTTGCGAAAGCTTTGAATTTTAGTGAACCTGAGATACCAGCTTATGGATCTGCGATTATAGTTGAAAAATTGAGCAATGCAAATGGTGAAATTTATATCAGG atGCTCCTTTGGACTGGAGTTACAGAAGAACTAATTCCTTACAAACTAGCTGGTTGTGAGGAGATTTGTCCAATCGACAGATATTTAAGTATTGTGAAGGACATTATTCCATCGGATGAAGAAGCGAATCACAAGTGGAATTTAATATCTAAAGAAGAATTACAGAAATTGTATGAAGAGAAAATAAACTTCAATTGA
- the LOC114879398 gene encoding venom acid phosphatase Acph-1-like isoform X1 has protein sequence MIRQKLVLMIFILILGLYLQLARTVTNKNNHEFRVELVQVLFRHGERTPREKELWPNDPYDISVYEPWGLARLTNQGKMREYRIGQVLRERYDKFLGDIYRPSDVYAFSTDHDRTKTSLQLVLAGLYHPTPAQTWNENLLWVPIPVHYMPEKVDDLMKPDTSSVYLDALDKVRNSEEVLKKVLVYKDLFKFLSEKTGINITKTNQVYEIYNLLVAQKAMNFPSPDWCTDEILKKLQEIVKLEYEIRSYTPQLKRLNGGPLIKRFIENIKINEGRDTPRKIYLYGGHEVNIAGVAKALNFSEPEIPAYGSAIIVEKLSNANGEIYIRMLLWTGVTEELIPYKLAGCEEICPIDRYLSIVKDIIPSDEEANHKWNLISKEELQKLYEEKINFN, from the exons atgATCCGTCAAAAACTTGTTTTAATGATATTCATTCTTATATTAGGTTTATATCTACAATTAGCGAGAACAGTTACGAATAAAAACAATCATGAGTTTCGTGTGGAATTAGTGCAGGTG CTATTTAGACACGGAGAACGTACACCGCGTGAAAAAGAACTGTGGCCGAATGATCCTTACGATATATCGGTATATGAACCATGGGGTCTTGCACGATTAACGAAT CAAGGAAAAATGAGAGAATATCGAATAGGACAGGTGTTGAGAGAGCGTTACGATAAATTTTTAGGAGATATTTATCGACCTAGCGATGTGTACGCTTTCAGCACGGATCATGATCGAACAAAAACGTCTCTTCAATTAGTCTTAGCTGGATTATACCATCCGACACCAGCGCAAACGTggaatgaaaatttgttatgGGTACCTATACCAGTACATTATATGCCGGAGAAAGTGGATGATCTAATGAAGCCAGATACTTCTTCAGT aTATTTAGATGCTCTGGACAAAGTGAGAAACTCGGAAGAGGTTCTTAAAAAAGTATTAGTATATAAAgatctttttaaatttctcaGCGAAAAGACTGGTATAAATATAACTAAAACAAATCAAgtgtatgaaatatataatcTGCTGGTAGCACAG aAAGCTATGAATTTCCCTTCACCAGATTGGTGCACcgatgaaatattgaaaaagcTTCAGGAAATCGTGAAGCTCGAATACGAGATTCGTTCTTACACACCTCAATTGAAACGATTGAACGGTGGTCCGCTTATCAAAAGGTTTATcgagaatattaaaattaacgaGGGACGTGATACACCAAGAAAGATCTACTTATACGGCGGACACGAAGTAAATATCGCTGGAGTTGCGAAAGCTTTGAATTTTAGTGAACCTGAGATACCAGCTTATGGATCTGCGATTATAGTTGAAAAATTGAGCAATGCAAATGGTGAAATTTATATCAGG atGCTCCTTTGGACTGGAGTTACAGAAGAACTAATTCCTTACAAACTAGCTGGTTGTGAGGAGATTTGTCCAATCGACAGATATTTAAGTATTGTGAAGGACATTATTCCATCGGATGAAGAAGCGAATCACAAGTGGAATTTAATATCTAAAGAAGAATTACAGAAATTGTATGAAGAGAAAATAAACTTCAATTGA